The following nucleotide sequence is from Kiritimatiella glycovorans.
GAGCTGCACGACCGCTACTGCCTGCCCGCGCGCGGCGTCTGCGACCAGTGTCGGCTTCCGAAAGCTATCTGTGAGTGGGAACCCTGAGTGGAAGGTTCGACGTAAACTTTTTTGGGGTGTACGACGGGAAATCCGCTCGCGTCACATCGTATTCGTACTCACCGAAGCGGTACTCGTCCTCGATTTGCCGGTTTGGAAAAGGGATCGCGCCTTCGGCGCTCCGAGTACGCGTACGAGTACGAGTACGAGCAGGAATTATGTTCACCCCCCTCACCAACCTTCATGCTCTTCATGTCCTTCATGGTGAATCCCGATCCCCCCCCGTGGTTTCTCTGACTCTCCTTTCTTACTCAGGTTTCAGGTTTCAGCTTTCTCACTCATACCTTCACTCAGATTTCCAACCTTGATTCCCGCCGCCCATTGCATTACGTCATATGGGCTCACGAAACGGCGGGCGGAGGATATCGCGGATGAAAGTACTGGTCGTGGGAAGCGGAGGACGCGAGCACGCGCTTGTGCGGACGCTGGCGTCTTCGCCCCGGAAGCCCGAACTCCTCTGCGCCCCCGGAAATGCCGGCACGGCCCGTCTCGCCCGCAATCTTCCCGTCAAAGCGACCGACCTCGACGGCCTGGTGTCGTGCGCCCGCGCTGAACGACCCGACCTTACCGTGATCGGTCCCGAAGCACCGCTCTGTGCCGGGCTCACCGATGCGCTGGAGGCCGAAGGACTCGCGGTCTTCGGCCCTTCGAAGGAGGCCGCCCGCCTCGAGGGGAGCAAAATCTTCGCCAAGGAAATCATGCAGGCCGCCGGCGTACCCACCGCGCGGGCCGAGTCGTTCGACGACCCCGCGGCCGCCTGCGCCTGTCTGCGCGAACACGGAGCGCCGGTCGTGGTCAAGGCCGACGGCCTCGCCGCCGGCAAGGGCGTGACCGTGTGCGCCTCGATCGACGAGGCCGAGCGCGCGGTGCGTGAGGCCCTCGAGGAGAAGCGTTTCGGGGACGCCGGGGGCTGCGTCCTGATCGAAGACTGCCTCCGCGGCGAAGAGGCGTCGATCCTGGCCCTCACCGACGGCGAGACCGTGGTGCCGCTGGCTTCTTCGCAGGACCACAAGCGCGCGTACGACGGCGACCGGGGTCCGAACACGGGGGGAATGGGAGCCTACTCGCCCGCGCCGGTCGTCAGCGAGGACGTATGGCGCCGGGTCATGGACGACATCTACCGCCCCACGCTGGCCGAACTCCGGCGGCGCGGCATCCGCTACAAGGGCGTGCTCTATGCGGGACTGATGATAGAACACGGTCGGCCGCGCGTGGTCGAATTCAACTGCCGCTTCGGCGATCCCGAGACGCAGGTCGTCCTTCCGCGCCTCGATAGCGACCTTCTCCCCGCGCTGCAGGCCTGCGTCGATGGAGATCTGGCCTCGGTCGAGCCGCAGTGGAAATCCGAGGCCTGCGTGTGTGTGGTCATGGCCTCGGGCGGCTATCCGGGGCCTTACGAGAAAGGGCTCCCGATCGAAGGCCTGAACGCGGCCGAAGAAGCCGGGACGATCGTCTTTCACGCCGGGACGGATGCGGATCCCGAAGGCCGGGTCGTCACCGCCGGCGGCCGCGTACTGGGCGTCACCGCCCTGGGCGCGACGCTCAAGACCGCGGTCGCCTCCGCCTACCGCGGGGCGGGAAAGATCTCCTGGGATCATGCTTTTTATCGAACCGACATAGCCCACCGCGAACTGGAAAGGGAGGAACCATGACGCAGAAAAACGGAAAGAAGATCGGAATTGTGATGGGAAGCCGCTCCGACTGGAAGACCATGGAGCACACCGTCTCCACGCTTCAGTCCTTCGACCTCGAGTGCGAGGTGCGGGTCATGTCCGCGCACCGGACGCCGGAGGACGCCGCCGAATGGGCGCGCACCGCGCGGGAGCGCGGCCTGAAAGTTATTATCGCCGCCGCGGGCGGAGCCGCCCACCTCGGGGGCGTCGTTTCGGCGCATACCTCGCTGCCCGTGCTGGGCATTCCGCTGCAGGGCTGGGCGCTGGACGGCATGGACGCGCTGCTCTCCACGGTGCAGATGCCGAAAGGCATCCCGGTCGGGACGCTGGCGATCGGCAAGGCGGGCGCCATCAACGCGGCCATGCTCGCGATCCGGATTCTCGCCCTCGAAGACGACACGCTTCAGCTGAAGCTCGAAGAACATCGCGACCGGATGGCCGAAGAAACGCGCCATGCCGATCGGGGCCTCAATGAGGAACTGGACGGCTCCTAGGGCCCCGAAGAAGCGCAGAAGAGTTGTCCGGCCACCCCAGGGCACAGGAAGCACAGAAAAGTTCTTTGGGCCACGTAGAGGCACCCTGGGCACAGAAGAGAAGTCCAGCCAGTGAATTATGAGTGAACACGCCGTCATTGATCCCGTAAATCCGGACCCGGCCCTGCTGGACCGGGCGGCGCGTCTTCTCCACGACGGCGAACTCGTGGTCCTGCCCACGGAGACCGTGTACGGAGTGGCGGCGGATGTGCGGGCGCCCGGGGCCCGCAGCCGGCTCTTTGCCGCCAAGGGAAGGCCGGCGGGGAAACCCTTCGCCCGGCTCGCGGTCGATATCGATCAGGTGGAAAAAGACGGCGCCGAAGTGGGCGAATTCGCCCGGTCGCTGGCGGACGCCTTCTGGCCCGGCCCGCTTACGCTCGTTCTGCCCACGGAATGGGCGCCGCGGGGGTATCGCGCCCCGGATCATGCCGTACCCCAGGGGGTCGGGCGGCGGCTCGGGCCCCAGGTCGCTCTGACCAGCGCCAACCGCAGCGGACAGCCGCCGGCCTGCACTGCGGACGAAGCGGTCGCCGGACTGGACATCAAGCCGGCGCTCGTGCTGGACGCGGGACCCTCCAGCGGCACGCCGAGCACCGTGGTCAGCCTCGCACACGGCTATCCCGAATTGCTGCGCGAGGGCACGATTCCCTTCGACCGGATTGAAGCCGCCTGCACGGGGGCGCGACGACGGGTCATCCTCTTCGTCTGCACCGGAAATACGTGCCGCAGCCCGATGGCCGAACACCTGTTCCGCGAACGGCTGGGGGATCGCGCCGAATGGTCCGCGCAGTCCGCCGGCATCAGTGCGGCCGAAGACATGCCCGCGACGCAAAACGCGGTCCATGTGCTCCGGGAGAAGGGGATCGACATGTCCGGCCACCTCAGCCGGCGGCTGACGACCGCCCTCGTACGCGATTCGGATCTGATCGTGACGATGACGGCCGCCCAGCGGGAGGAAGTCTGCCGGCTGGCCCCGGAATGCGCGAGCCGGGTCAAACTGCTGACCTCGTTCCACGTAAACGGCGGCGGCGAGGATGTTCACGATCCGATAGGCGGCGATGAAGAGGCCTACCGGCAGGTCAGGGACCGTATCGACAGCGCGCTCTCGGATCTGATACTCTATCTGCTTGATTACGTGTGAACGAAAGAATGGGTAAGGAGATTGCATGAAGATCGCTATCGGCGCCGACCACGGCGGCTACGAGCTGAAACAGGAGATCATCGAACGACTCGGGAAACGCAAAGGCCTCGAGATTGAAGACTGCGGCTGCCACAGCCGGGAGTCGGTGGATTATCCCGACTACGCCCGCGACGTGGCCGGAAAAGTTTCGGAAGGCTCGGTCGACGAAGGCATCGTGGTCTGCACGACCGGCGTCGGCGTTTCCATGACCGCCAACAAATTTCCCCACGTCCGCGCCGCGCTGTGCGTTACGCCGCACATGGCCACGATGGCCCGCCGGCACAATAAAGCCAACGTCCTGTGCATGGGCTCGACCACCGTCGAAGGCGAGGCCGTGCCGGGCATCCTCGAGGCCTGGTTCGCGGCGGAGTTTGAAGGCGGGCGGCATCAGCGCCGCGTGGACAAGATATCCCAGTGCGAAACGACGCTCGCGGAACTGATCGCCCTCTACGACACGGATCCGGAAGTCTACAGCGGCGTGCGCGCCGAAGACCGGCGCCAGGAGGAGAACCTGGAACTGATCGCCTCCGAGAACATGGCCTCCCGCGCCGTGCGCCAGGCGCAGTCCTCGCGCATGACCAATAAATACGCCGAGGGCTATCCCGGGAAGCGCTGGTACAACGGATGCGAGTGCGTCGACGAGATCGAGCGCCTCGCCATCGACCGCGCCCGGGAGATCTTCGGCGGGGAACACGTCAACGTCCAGCCCCACAGCGGCAGCGCCGCGAACATGGCGGCCTATTTCTCCGTGCTCGAACCCGGCGACACCATGCTGGCGATGAGCCTCGCGGAAGGGGGCCACCTCACCCACGGTCACCCGATGAATTTTTCGGGGCGGTTCTTCAATATCGTCCCCTACGGGGTCGACGAAAAGACCGAGCAGATCGATTACGACCGCCTGGCGGAGCTGGCCTCCGAACACAAGCCGAAGATGATCGTCGCCGGCGCCAGTGCGTATTCGCGGCTGATCGACTTCAAGCGGCTGCGCGCGATTGCCGACGACGTCGGGGCGTACCTCACGGTCGACATGGCGCACATCGCCGGACTCGTCGCCGCGGGTTGCCATCCGAACCCGGTGCCGTATGCCGAGTTCGTGACGACGACGACCCACAAGACGCTGCGCGGGCCGCGCGGCGGCATGGTGCTGTGCCGTGAGGCCTTCGCGAAGGAAGTCGACCGCCAGGTCTTTCCCGGCATCCAGGGCGGGCCGCTGATGCACACCATCGCGGCCAAAGCCGTCTGCTTCCACGAGGCGCTGCAGCCGGAGTTCAAGACCTACCAGCAGCAGGTGGTGCGCAACGCGCAGGAACTCGCCGCCGCCCTCCAGGAACAGGGTATCCGGATCGTGTCCGGCGGGACTGACAATCACCTGATGCTCGCCGACCTGACCTCGGTCGAGATCTCCGGAAAGGACGCCGCCAACGCGCTGGATAAGGCGTCGATCACGGTGAATAAGAACTCGATCCCGTTCGACGGCAAGAGCCCCTTTGTGACCTCCGGCATCCGGCTGGGCACGCCCGCGGTGACGACCCGCGGCATGGGTCCGGAACAGATGCGGGAGATCGCCGGGCTGATCGCGGACCTGCTGCAGAACGCGTCGGACCGCAAGACCATCGCGCACGTGCGCGAAAAGGTCCTGCACATGACGTCCCAGTACCCGCTCATCTAGCCCGCGGAAACCGGGGCTTGCACCGGGCGCATTCCTGTGTTACGCACGGGTCCACCTGAGGTGAGGAGCGGCATCCGAACCCGAGGGTACAACCCGACCGCTGAGTGTGCGATCTGAGACCCGGGAGAGCGGAGCTCTCCCGTCATTCGAGGAACGCGCGCGGGACGCCGCTCCGCA
It contains:
- the purD gene encoding phosphoribosylamine--glycine ligase; protein product: MKVLVVGSGGREHALVRTLASSPRKPELLCAPGNAGTARLARNLPVKATDLDGLVSCARAERPDLTVIGPEAPLCAGLTDALEAEGLAVFGPSKEAARLEGSKIFAKEIMQAAGVPTARAESFDDPAAACACLREHGAPVVVKADGLAAGKGVTVCASIDEAERAVREALEEKRFGDAGGCVLIEDCLRGEEASILALTDGETVVPLASSQDHKRAYDGDRGPNTGGMGAYSPAPVVSEDVWRRVMDDIYRPTLAELRRRGIRYKGVLYAGLMIEHGRPRVVEFNCRFGDPETQVVLPRLDSDLLPALQACVDGDLASVEPQWKSEACVCVVMASGGYPGPYEKGLPIEGLNAAEEAGTIVFHAGTDADPEGRVVTAGGRVLGVTALGATLKTAVASAYRGAGKISWDHAFYRTDIAHRELEREEP
- the purE gene encoding 5-(carboxyamino)imidazole ribonucleotide mutase, with product MTQKNGKKIGIVMGSRSDWKTMEHTVSTLQSFDLECEVRVMSAHRTPEDAAEWARTARERGLKVIIAAAGGAAHLGGVVSAHTSLPVLGIPLQGWALDGMDALLSTVQMPKGIPVGTLAIGKAGAINAAMLAIRILALEDDTLQLKLEEHRDRMAEETRHADRGLNEELDGS
- a CDS encoding Sua5/YciO/YrdC/YwlC family protein produces the protein MSEHAVIDPVNPDPALLDRAARLLHDGELVVLPTETVYGVAADVRAPGARSRLFAAKGRPAGKPFARLAVDIDQVEKDGAEVGEFARSLADAFWPGPLTLVLPTEWAPRGYRAPDHAVPQGVGRRLGPQVALTSANRSGQPPACTADEAVAGLDIKPALVLDAGPSSGTPSTVVSLAHGYPELLREGTIPFDRIEAACTGARRRVILFVCTGNTCRSPMAEHLFRERLGDRAEWSAQSAGISAAEDMPATQNAVHVLREKGIDMSGHLSRRLTTALVRDSDLIVTMTAAQREEVCRLAPECASRVKLLTSFHVNGGGEDVHDPIGGDEEAYRQVRDRIDSALSDLILYLLDYV
- the rpiB gene encoding ribose 5-phosphate isomerase B, whose amino-acid sequence is MKIAIGADHGGYELKQEIIERLGKRKGLEIEDCGCHSRESVDYPDYARDVAGKVSEGSVDEGIVVCTTGVGVSMTANKFPHVRAALCVTPHMATMARRHNKANVLCMGSTTVEGEAVPGILEAWFAAEFEGGRHQRRVDKISQCETTLAELIALYDTDPEVYSGVRAEDRRQEENLELIASENMASRAVRQAQSSRMTNKYAEGYPGKRWYNGCECVDEIERLAIDRAREIFGGEHVNVQPHSGSAANMAAYFSVLEPGDTMLAMSLAEGGHLTHGHPMNFSGRFFNIVPYGVDEKTEQIDYDRLAELASEHKPKMIVAGASAYSRLIDFKRLRAIADDVGAYLTVDMAHIAGLVAAGCHPNPVPYAEFVTTTTHKTLRGPRGGMVLCREAFAKEVDRQVFPGIQGGPLMHTIAAKAVCFHEALQPEFKTYQQQVVRNAQELAAALQEQGIRIVSGGTDNHLMLADLTSVEISGKDAANALDKASITVNKNSIPFDGKSPFVTSGIRLGTPAVTTRGMGPEQMREIAGLIADLLQNASDRKTIAHVREKVLHMTSQYPLI